Genomic DNA from Vreelandella subglaciescola:
CAAGCGCCACCTCGTCGATACGCCCTCCGTCAATACGTACGTTGGCCGAGCGCGTATTTCATCAGCTGCAGGACGCCATTGTGCGCGGCGAGCTGGTGCCGGGCAGCAAAATTACCGAGCCGGGACTGGCCGCTACCTACGGGATTTCACGCGGGCCGCTGCGCGAAGCCATGCGGCGGCTGGAAGCGCACCGGCTGATCGAGCGCGTGCCCCACGTCGGCGCCCGGGTGGTCAAGCTGACCATGCCCGAGCTGCTGGAGCTGTTTGACGTGCGCGAGGCGCTGGAAAGCATGGCCGCCAGGCTTGCCGCCATACATATGACGCCCGAGGAAGTCGCCGGGCTTCGCGACGTGCTGGCGGTGCACGAAAGCCAGCACGATTTGCAGCGCGGCGAGGCCTACTACCAGCGCGAAGGCGATCTCGACTTTCACTATCGCATCGTCCAGGGCAGCCATAACCGAATGCTGGTAAACCTGTTGTGCGATGACCTCTACTACCTGGTGCGCCTTTACCGCACCCAGTTCAGCGCCAGCGGCGCGCGCCCGCACAAAGCCTTTGTCGAGCACCACCGTATTGTTGATGCCATCGAAGCCGGCGACGCCGAGCTTGCCGAACTGTTGATGCGCCGCCACGTCGCGGCGTCGCGCGCCAACGTCGCCGAGCGCTACGCGGAGACGCTTTAGCCCCTTTTACGTAATGGCTTTGACCCACCCACCGAGGATAAATCCCATGACAGCACTGACACCCGGCGCGCGTTTTCGCGCAGCGCTCAAGGCCAACCGCCCGCTGCCGATTCTTGGCACCGTCAACGCCTACACCGCGCTGATGGCCGAGCGTGTGGGCCATCAGGCGATTTATCTTTCCGGCGGCGGAGTGGCCAACGCCTCCTTCGGCCTGCCGGATCTGGGCATGACCACCATGAACGACGTGGTCGAAGATGCTCACCGTATCTGTGGCGCGACCGATCTGCCGCTGCTGGTGGACATCGATACCGGCTGGGGCGGGGCGTTCAACATTGCCCGCAGCGTCAAGGAAATGCAGCGCGCCGGTGTGGCCGCCGTGCACCTGGAAGATCAGGTCGCGCAGAAGCGCTGCGGCCACCGTCCCAACAAGGCGATTGTGTCGCAGGCGGAAATGGCCGACCGCATCAAGGCCGCCGCGGATGCGCGGATTGACCCGGATTTTTACCTGATTGCCCGCACCGATGCGTTCCAGAAAGACGGCTTGGATGCCGCCATCGAGCGCGCTCAGGCCTGCATCGAGGCGGGCGCCGACGCGATCTTCGCCGAAGCGGTGCACACGCTCGAAGACTACCGCGCCTTTTGCCAACGCGTTGACGCGCCGATTCTGGCCAACATCACCGAGTTTGGCGCCACGCCGCTGTTCACCCAGGCCGAGCTTGGCGAGGCGGGCTGCGGCATGGTGCTTTATCCGCTGTCGGCGTTTCGCGCGATGAACGCCGCCGCGCTTAACGTCTACCAGAGCATCATGGACAACGGCCACCAGCAAGACGTGGTGGAAACCATGCAAACCCGCGAAGAGCTTTACGACTTTCTCAACTACCACGACTTTGAACAGAAGCTGGATACGCTGTTTGCCGAACAGGGCGAGAAGGTCTGACGCCGCTAACAGCGGCTATCGCAACGGCGCATGGCACGGCTTGCGCGCCTGCGTCACACATCGTTTCAGGAGCAACAACAATGGCGGATAAAAAACTCAGCGGCGCAGGCCTGCGCGGCCAGAGCGCCGGCGAAACCGCACTCTGTACCGTGGGCGAAACCGGCTCGGGGCTGACTTTCCGCGGCTTTGACATCCAGACGCTCGCCGACAACGCCACCTTTGAAGAAGTGGCTTATTTGCTGCTCAAAGGCAAGCTGCCCAATCGGGCCGAGCTCGATGCCTATATCACCCGGCTGAAAAGTCTGCGTGGGCTGCCCGAGGCGCTGAAAACCGTGCTCGAGCAGATTCCCGCTGACGCCCACCCGATGGACGTGATGCGCACCGGCGCTTCGATGCTGGGCAATCTGGAAACCGAACAAAGCTTCGATGCCCAGCAGGACGTCGCCGACCGCTTTGTCGCTGCGCTGCCGTCGATTATCGGCTACTGGTACCGCTTCAGCCACGACGGCGTGCGCATCGAGCCGCACACCGACGACGACTCCACCGGCGCGCATTTTCTCCACCTGCTGCACGGCAAAGCGCCGAGCCAGCTGCACGCCGATGCCATGAACGTCTCGCTGATCCTTTACGCCGAGCACGAGTTCAATGCTTCGACGTTTACCGCGCGGGTGTGCGCCTCGACGCTTTCCGACCTGCATTCGTGCGTCACCGGCGCGATTGGCACGCTGCGTGGCCCGCTGCACGGTGGTGCCAACGAGGCCGCCATGGAAATGATCTCGGGCTTTGACTCGCCGGACGATGCCGAGCGCGGCATGCTGGGCAAGCTCGAGCGCAAGGAAAAGATCATGGGCTTTGGCCACGCCATTTATCGCGAGTCCGACCCGCGCAACGCGATCATCAAGAAGTGGGCGGAAAAGCTCGCCGCCGACGTCGGCGACAGCGTGCTTTACCCGGTCTCGGTGCGCTGCGAAGAGGTGATGTGGCGCGAGAAAAAGCTGTTCTGCAACGCTGACTTCTTCCACGCCAGCGCCTACCACTTCATGGATATTCCGACCCAGCTGTTTACCCCGATCTTTGTCATGTCGCGGGTCACCGGCTGGTGCGCGCACGTATTCGAGCAGCGCGCCAACAATCGCATTATTCGCCCCAGCGCCGACTACACCGGCCCGGAAAAGAGCGAATGGGTGCCGATCGAGCAGCGCGACTGATACGCCACCCGCCTTCTGACCTCCTGCCGTGTGAGCCTTGCCATGACGACCCGATACCGCCACTCGCTGCCCGGCAGCGAGTTTGCCTACTTTGATGCCCGTGAAGCCGTCGAGGCGATCACGCCGGGCGCCTACAAAAAGCTGCCCTATACCTCGCGCATTCTGGCCGAGCAGCTGGTGCGCCGCTGCGCGCCGGAGGCGCTGACCGACTCGCTCATCCAGCTGATCGAGCGGCGCAGCGATCTGGATTTCCCCTGGTACCCGGCCCGGGTGGTGTGCCACGACATCCTTGGTCAGACGGCGCTGGTGGATCTGGCCGGCCTGCGCGACACCATCGCCGAGCAGGGCGGTGATCCGGCGAGCGTCAATCCGGTGGTGCCGACCCAGCTGATCGTTGACCATTCGCTGGCGGTCGAGCACGCGGGGGATGAAAAAGACGCCTTTGCCAAAAACCGCGCGGTGGAAGACCGGCGCAACGACGACCGATTTCACTTTATCGACTGGACCAAGGTGGCGTTTGAGAACGTCGACGTGATTCCGCCGGGCAACGGCATCATGCACCAGATCAATCTGGAGAAGATGTCGCCGGTAGTGCAGCAGCAACACGGCGTGGTCTTCCCCGATACCTGCGTGGGCACCGACAGCCACACGCCGATGGTCGACGCGCTGGGGGTGATTTCCGTCGGCGTGGGTGGTTTGGAGGCCGAAAGCGTGATGCTCGGGCGGCCGTCGATGATGCGCCTGCCGGATATCGTCGGCGTCAAACTGAGCGGTAAGCTGATGCCGGGGATTACCAGTACCGATATGGTGCTGGCGATCACCGAGTTTCTGCGCGGCGCCAAGGTAGTCGGCGCGTACCTGGAGTTTTTCGGCGAGGGCGCGGACAGCCTGACCGTGGGTGACCGGGCAACGATCTCCAACATGACGCCGGAATACGGCGCCACCGCGGCGATGTTTTTTATCGATGAGCAAACCATCGATTACCTCACGCTGACTGGCCGCGACGACGATCAGGTAGCGCTGGTCGAGCGCTACGCCAAGCATGCCGGCCTGTGGGCAAGCGACTTGGCGACTGCCGAGTACGAGCGAGTGCTCGAATTTGATCTTTCGAGCGTCTCGCGCACTCTGGCGGGACCGTCCAAGCCTCACGCCCAGCTGCCTACCGCCGAGCTTGCCCAGCGCGGCATCGCCGTGGGGCTTGAGCAGGCGCGCGAAGAAGAAAAAGCGGGAAAAATGCCCGACGGCGCGGTGATTATCGCCGCGATTACCAGCTGCACCAACACCTCCAACCCGCGCAACATGGTGGCGGCGGGGCTGATTGCGCGCAACGCCAACCGCCTGGGGCTGACGCGCAAGCCGTGGGTCAAGTCGTCGCTGGCGCCGGGGTCAAAAACGGTCAAGATGTACCTGCAGGACGCCGGGCTGATGGACGAGCTCGAGGATCTGGGCTTTGGCGTGGTGGGCTATGCCTGCACCACCTGCAACGGCATGTCCGGCGCGCTCGATCCGCAGATTGAGCAGGAAATCATCGACCGCGACCTGTATTCCACCGCGGTGCTGTCGGGCAACCGCAACTTTGACGGGCGCATCCATCCCCACGCCAAGCAGGCGTTTCTGGCCTCGCCGCCGCTGGTGGTGGCCTACGCCATTGCCGGGACCATTCGCTTTGATATCGAAAAAGACGCGCTGGGCATGGACGCTGACGGCACGCCGGTAACGCTCAAGGATATCTGGCCGGACGACGCGGAAATCGATGCGCTGGTCAAAACCTCGGTCAAACCCGAGCAGTTTCGCGCGACCTACATCCCCATGTTCAACGTGGATAAAGGTGCTCGTGCGCAGGTCAGCCCGCTGTACGACTGGCGCGAAAACAGCACCTATATTCGTCGCCCGCCGTACTGGGAAGGCAAGATGTCGGCGGTGCGCGAACTCAAAAACATGCGCCCGCTGGCGCTGTTGCCGGATAACATCACCACCGATCACCTGTCGCCGTCGAACGCGATTTTGCTCGATAGCGCCGCCGGCGAATATCTGGACAAAATGGGCCTGCCCGAAGCCGACTTCAACTCCTACGCGACCCACCGCGGCGATCATTTGACCGCCCAGCGCGCCACCCTTGCCAACCCCAAGCTGTTCAACGAAATGGTGCGTGATGACGCCGGCGAGGTGCGGCAAGGCTCGCTTGCGCGCCTTGAACCCGAGGGCAAAGTAACGCGGATGTGGGAGGCGATTGAAACCTACATGGCGCGCAAGCAGCCGCTGATCATCATTGCCGGTGCCGACTACGGCCAGGGCAGCTCGCGCGACTGGGCGGCCAAGGGCGTCGCGCTGGCCGGCGTTGAGACGATTGTGGCCGAAGGGTTTGAGCGCATTCACCGCACCAACCTGATCGGCATGGGCGTAATGCCGTTGCAGTTTGAAGTCGGCACCACGCGCCATACGCTTCAACTGGACGGCACCGAAGTGTTTGACGTGGAAGGCACCCCGGAGGCCGGCGGCGCGTTGACGCTGGTGATTCACCGAGCGAACAGCAACGCTGAGGAAAAAGCCGAGCGCGTGCCGGTCATCTGCCGGCTGGATACCGCCGACGAGCTGACCACCTACACCGCCGGCGGCGTGCTGCAGCGCTTCGCCCAGGACTTTATGGCCGAAACGGTTGGCCGCCAGGGAGCGCAGGCGCTATGACCCAGCAAAAAATCTCCGCGACCTATATGCGCGGTGGCACCAGCAAGGGCGTGTTTTTCAACCTGGCCGACCTGCCCGAGGCCGCGCAGACGCCGGGGGCGGCGCGCGACGCGCTGCTGCTGCGCGTGATCGGCAGCCCCGACCCCTACCAAAAGCACACCGACGGCATGGGCGGCGCGACCTCGAGCACCAGCAAGGTGGTGATTATCGCCCCCAGCACCTCGCCGGAACACGACGTGGATTACCTGTTCGGCCAGGTGTCGATCGACCAGCCGTTTATCGACTGGAGCGGCAACTGCGGCAACCTGTCGGCCGCGGTGGGCCCGTTTGCCGTGGCCAACGGGCTGCTTGATGCGGCGCGAGTGCCTGAAAATGGTACGGCCGAGGTGCGTATCTGGCAGGCCAATATCCACAAAACCATCGTCGCACAGGTGCCGATGGCAGACGGTGAGGTGCAGGAAAGCGGCGACTTTATGCTCGACGGCGTGGCCTTTCCCGCCGCCGAGATTCCCGTGGCGTTTATCGATCCGGCCGCGGGCGACGGGGCGATTTTCCCCACCGGCAACCGCGTGGATACGCTCGACGTGGCAGGCGTTGGCTCGCTTGAGGCCACCCTGATCAACGCCGGTATTCCCACCGTGTTTATCAACGCAGCGGCACTGGGCTATACCGGCACCGAGCTGCAGGATGACATCAACCCAAGCGCTGAGGCGCTGACCACGCTTGAGTGCATTCGTGCCCAGGGCGCGCTGGCGATGGGGCTGATTGCCACGCTCGACGAGGCCGCCCAGCGCCAGCACACGCCCAAAGTGGCCTTTGTCGCACCGCCGGCGAGCTACACGGCGTCCAGCGGCAAGGCCATTAGCGCAGACGACGTTGATTTATTGGTGCGCGCGGTGTCGATGGGCAAGCTTCACCACGCCATGATGGGCACCGCTGCGGTAGCGATTGGCGCCGCGGCGGCCATTGTGGGTACGCTGGTCAATCAGGCCGCCGGCGGCGGCGAGCGCGAGGCAGTGACCTTTGGTCATCCGTCGGGCACGCTGCAGGTGGGTGCCACGGCGCGCCAAGTCAACGACCGCTGGCAGATAGAGCAGGCGGTGATGAGCCGCAGCGCCCGCGTGTTGATGGAAGGCGTCGTCCGCGTGCCTACGCTTTAGAGCTAACCGAGGAGGTCTGTATGTCCGCTACGTCCAACGTGAATCAGCGCCCCGACT
This window encodes:
- a CDS encoding GntR family transcriptional regulator, which codes for MTLPDAEPSATSSIRPPSIRTLAERVFHQLQDAIVRGELVPGSKITEPGLAATYGISRGPLREAMRRLEAHRLIERVPHVGARVVKLTMPELLELFDVREALESMAARLAAIHMTPEEVAGLRDVLAVHESQHDLQRGEAYYQREGDLDFHYRIVQGSHNRMLVNLLCDDLYYLVRLYRTQFSASGARPHKAFVEHHRIVDAIEAGDAELAELLMRRHVAASRANVAERYAETL
- the prpB gene encoding methylisocitrate lyase, which produces MTALTPGARFRAALKANRPLPILGTVNAYTALMAERVGHQAIYLSGGGVANASFGLPDLGMTTMNDVVEDAHRICGATDLPLLVDIDTGWGGAFNIARSVKEMQRAGVAAVHLEDQVAQKRCGHRPNKAIVSQAEMADRIKAAADARIDPDFYLIARTDAFQKDGLDAAIERAQACIEAGADAIFAEAVHTLEDYRAFCQRVDAPILANITEFGATPLFTQAELGEAGCGMVLYPLSAFRAMNAAALNVYQSIMDNGHQQDVVETMQTREELYDFLNYHDFEQKLDTLFAEQGEKV
- the prpC gene encoding bifunctional 2-methylcitrate synthase/citrate synthase → MADKKLSGAGLRGQSAGETALCTVGETGSGLTFRGFDIQTLADNATFEEVAYLLLKGKLPNRAELDAYITRLKSLRGLPEALKTVLEQIPADAHPMDVMRTGASMLGNLETEQSFDAQQDVADRFVAALPSIIGYWYRFSHDGVRIEPHTDDDSTGAHFLHLLHGKAPSQLHADAMNVSLILYAEHEFNASTFTARVCASTLSDLHSCVTGAIGTLRGPLHGGANEAAMEMISGFDSPDDAERGMLGKLERKEKIMGFGHAIYRESDPRNAIIKKWAEKLAADVGDSVLYPVSVRCEEVMWREKKLFCNADFFHASAYHFMDIPTQLFTPIFVMSRVTGWCAHVFEQRANNRIIRPSADYTGPEKSEWVPIEQRD
- the acnD gene encoding Fe/S-dependent 2-methylisocitrate dehydratase AcnD, yielding MTTRYRHSLPGSEFAYFDAREAVEAITPGAYKKLPYTSRILAEQLVRRCAPEALTDSLIQLIERRSDLDFPWYPARVVCHDILGQTALVDLAGLRDTIAEQGGDPASVNPVVPTQLIVDHSLAVEHAGDEKDAFAKNRAVEDRRNDDRFHFIDWTKVAFENVDVIPPGNGIMHQINLEKMSPVVQQQHGVVFPDTCVGTDSHTPMVDALGVISVGVGGLEAESVMLGRPSMMRLPDIVGVKLSGKLMPGITSTDMVLAITEFLRGAKVVGAYLEFFGEGADSLTVGDRATISNMTPEYGATAAMFFIDEQTIDYLTLTGRDDDQVALVERYAKHAGLWASDLATAEYERVLEFDLSSVSRTLAGPSKPHAQLPTAELAQRGIAVGLEQAREEEKAGKMPDGAVIIAAITSCTNTSNPRNMVAAGLIARNANRLGLTRKPWVKSSLAPGSKTVKMYLQDAGLMDELEDLGFGVVGYACTTCNGMSGALDPQIEQEIIDRDLYSTAVLSGNRNFDGRIHPHAKQAFLASPPLVVAYAIAGTIRFDIEKDALGMDADGTPVTLKDIWPDDAEIDALVKTSVKPEQFRATYIPMFNVDKGARAQVSPLYDWRENSTYIRRPPYWEGKMSAVRELKNMRPLALLPDNITTDHLSPSNAILLDSAAGEYLDKMGLPEADFNSYATHRGDHLTAQRATLANPKLFNEMVRDDAGEVRQGSLARLEPEGKVTRMWEAIETYMARKQPLIIIAGADYGQGSSRDWAAKGVALAGVETIVAEGFERIHRTNLIGMGVMPLQFEVGTTRHTLQLDGTEVFDVEGTPEAGGALTLVIHRANSNAEEKAERVPVICRLDTADELTTYTAGGVLQRFAQDFMAETVGRQGAQAL
- the prpF gene encoding 2-methylaconitate cis-trans isomerase PrpF is translated as MTQQKISATYMRGGTSKGVFFNLADLPEAAQTPGAARDALLLRVIGSPDPYQKHTDGMGGATSSTSKVVIIAPSTSPEHDVDYLFGQVSIDQPFIDWSGNCGNLSAAVGPFAVANGLLDAARVPENGTAEVRIWQANIHKTIVAQVPMADGEVQESGDFMLDGVAFPAAEIPVAFIDPAAGDGAIFPTGNRVDTLDVAGVGSLEATLINAGIPTVFINAAALGYTGTELQDDINPSAEALTTLECIRAQGALAMGLIATLDEAAQRQHTPKVAFVAPPASYTASSGKAISADDVDLLVRAVSMGKLHHAMMGTAAVAIGAAAAIVGTLVNQAAGGGEREAVTFGHPSGTLQVGATARQVNDRWQIEQAVMSRSARVLMEGVVRVPTL